The proteins below are encoded in one region of Akkermansiaceae bacterium:
- a CDS encoding glycosyltransferase has translation MHIVHTIATLGKSAGGPSYMVAQMCNYLASLGHRVTILTNDAERGVDDMCDLDGRVVRINARGSQIDVALAKLVLEQHVDILHTHGLWLPVNRATTRAARRVRCNLIWSLHGMLRPWAMNHKCWKKKLAWWLFQRRHLTSASMIHTTSEDEAEEFRKLHLQVPQTTIPIGIGLPSLRDYEIKECDKNYILFLGRLHPVKGLMNLVEAISELRPEGWHCLIAGPDEGGYRAVLEARIRDLGLGEWFSFLGRVSGINKEKLILKSTFVILPSFTENFGVVVPEALSYHRPVLATRATPWSTLPKLGCGWSIDVGAKPLAMQLKAIFEMDRETFETMGKKGRLYVETAFCWKAIAKRFAEIYQIELANK, from the coding sequence ATGCATATAGTACACACAATAGCTACATTGGGTAAATCTGCTGGCGGGCCTTCATACATGGTCGCACAGATGTGCAATTATCTAGCGAGTCTAGGGCACCGTGTTACGATACTGACAAACGATGCAGAGCGAGGCGTAGATGACATGTGTGACCTTGATGGCAGGGTTGTCAGGATAAATGCACGAGGTAGTCAAATTGACGTGGCATTGGCGAAACTCGTATTGGAGCAACATGTAGACATTTTGCATACGCATGGTTTATGGCTTCCTGTAAATCGAGCCACAACTAGAGCGGCTAGGCGTGTACGCTGTAATCTTATTTGGTCGCTACATGGTATGCTCAGACCGTGGGCAATGAATCATAAATGCTGGAAAAAAAAATTAGCATGGTGGCTTTTCCAGCGTAGACATCTCACATCGGCATCAATGATACACACAACATCTGAGGATGAAGCGGAAGAATTTAGAAAATTACATCTGCAGGTTCCACAAACAACAATTCCGATAGGCATAGGGTTGCCGTCTTTGAGAGACTACGAAATCAAAGAGTGTGATAAGAACTATATTTTGTTTCTTGGCCGTCTGCACCCTGTAAAAGGGTTGATGAACCTTGTGGAAGCGATTAGCGAGTTAAGACCGGAAGGGTGGCACTGCTTGATAGCAGGTCCGGATGAGGGAGGGTATCGGGCTGTCCTTGAGGCTAGGATCAGGGATTTGGGTTTGGGTGAGTGGTTCAGCTTCCTTGGGAGGGTCTCAGGGATAAATAAGGAGAAGCTTATCCTCAAAAGTACATTCGTTATTCTTCCTAGCTTTACAGAAAATTTCGGCGTCGTCGTGCCAGAGGCTCTTTCCTATCACAGGCCTGTGTTAGCAACTAGAGCAACCCCTTGGTCTACCCTGCCAAAGCTAGGTTGTGGGTGGTCGATTGATGTCGGAGCGAAGCCACTGGCTATGCAACTGAAAGCCATTTTTGAAATGGATCGTGAAACATTCGAGACTATGGGGAAGAAAGGGCGGCTTTATGTTGAAACGGCGTTTTGCTGGAAAGCAATAGCGAAACGATTTGCAGAAATTTATCAAATAGAATTAGCCAATAAATGA
- a CDS encoding O-antigen ligase family protein: MTLNRPIASKLNVTRRKPGERHNKAGFTLADLARNCLLILGLMMLNRLGSAGTIVFLVVLMIWMSKGPLAVLQVLSIFFLAMIANKAFVPNNSVLTQGRFLLLVVAIWQVFVAMQNRGYAMFTRKHVVALVWFCLACAVLTTISRYYVVISLLKIISFLLFTTVLLILADILKNRKGEVTLWFFSIIATSVFLGIVSMGTGVSMNMDRLAKTKSAESFFNGPFDHSQTLGTTAALMIVYLLGLTLFTRHAIRWLSIPLILVLGYFMYLATSRTSLLALGIGILVMLLMVMRYRPSGGIKLKLNFSKSQIITTSVVICCLVFVMDFTSGGGVSATAMEFLVKYDPNVSGKHDTITKELFKSREGQIEMMMLNIRKQPIVGLGFGTSTSEEFISEATLLSAPTEKGFLFLAIVEETGIIGTIFFAVFLISIVRFYHARKNLIALGMFATFLGVNMGEMLFFSFGGQGGFLWVFIVGSILMGKECTFLRRASEKPNVRRSKTLVRV; the protein is encoded by the coding sequence ATGACTTTAAATAGACCTATAGCCAGTAAACTCAACGTTACTAGGCGTAAGCCCGGAGAGCGCCATAACAAGGCTGGATTTACCCTTGCAGACTTAGCAAGAAACTGCCTTCTGATTTTAGGATTGATGATGCTAAACCGTTTGGGGTCGGCAGGGACCATTGTTTTTTTAGTAGTCCTAATGATATGGATGAGCAAAGGGCCATTAGCCGTGTTGCAGGTATTAAGCATATTTTTTCTAGCTATGATAGCCAATAAGGCTTTTGTTCCTAATAACAGTGTATTAACGCAAGGCAGATTTTTGTTATTAGTTGTCGCAATCTGGCAAGTATTTGTAGCGATGCAGAACCGAGGTTACGCTATGTTTACCCGCAAGCATGTTGTCGCGCTAGTTTGGTTTTGCCTAGCATGCGCCGTATTAACTACTATCAGTCGTTACTATGTCGTAATCTCGCTGTTGAAAATTATTTCATTCTTGCTTTTCACCACTGTCTTGCTGATTCTGGCAGATATATTGAAAAATCGTAAAGGAGAGGTGACTTTGTGGTTCTTTTCTATCATTGCGACGAGTGTCTTTTTGGGTATAGTTTCCATGGGAACAGGAGTGAGCATGAATATGGATAGGCTGGCAAAGACGAAGTCTGCAGAGAGCTTTTTTAACGGGCCATTTGATCACTCACAGACTTTGGGCACAACGGCCGCATTGATGATTGTGTATCTTCTAGGGCTTACGCTATTTACACGCCATGCGATACGATGGCTAAGCATCCCGTTGATTCTGGTTTTGGGTTATTTTATGTATCTGGCTACTTCTAGGACATCCCTTCTTGCGTTGGGGATTGGGATTCTTGTTATGCTGCTCATGGTTATGAGATATCGCCCATCTGGCGGGATTAAGCTAAAACTGAACTTTTCAAAATCTCAGATAATCACCACGAGCGTGGTTATTTGTTGTCTGGTATTTGTAATGGATTTTACGTCAGGTGGAGGGGTTTCCGCGACGGCTATGGAGTTCCTTGTGAAGTATGACCCCAACGTGTCTGGGAAACATGATACAATTACTAAGGAGTTATTTAAATCCCGTGAAGGGCAGATAGAAATGATGATGTTGAATATCAGAAAACAGCCGATAGTGGGACTGGGCTTTGGCACTTCAACGAGTGAGGAATTTATTTCAGAAGCTACGTTACTTAGTGCTCCGACGGAAAAAGGTTTCCTATTCCTTGCAATTGTCGAGGAAACAGGAATTATAGGAACTATTTTTTTCGCAGTGTTCTTGATTTCCATAGTACGCTTCTACCATGCGCGCAAAAATCTTATTGCCCTTGGAATGTTTGCAACATTTCTCGGCGTAAATATGGGGGAGATGTTGTTTTTCTCATTCGGTGGTCAGGGTGGGTTCCTATGGGTGTTTATCGTAGGATCAATTCTCATGGGCAAGGAGTGCACCTTTCTTCGACGGGCTTCAGAAAAACCAAATGTAAGGAGAAGCAAAACCCTTGTAAGAGTGTGA